One Candidatus Neomarinimicrobiota bacterium DNA segment encodes these proteins:
- the rodA gene encoding rod shape-determining protein RodA produces MSIGQYIIAKIYSFDWIVITIVLLLIFIGILAIQSATLEQSASALQKNFQKQIIWGALGFLIFFSMSFLSFRWLYAISYLILLGGVFLLVLTYLPALGSGASRRWISLGGFSFQPSEFMKVFLIVGLARLLTDNIKYLNSARGLIPPFLVTFVISLIILRQPDLGTALVFPAILFPMLYWAGVPLFTLFIIIAPLISLLSAFNLLSFVFWIGLLLLLLWIARKSLRFIVIMFLLNISVGLATPIMWTNLKPYQQQRILSYVDRQLDPRGSGYQVLQSKVAIGSGGLYGKGLGDGTQTQLKFLPEQHTDFIISLIGEELGFVGVSIILLLFMILILRIIHIASNQINLFESFILVGTASLIIFQVFVNVGMTTGLIPVTGLPLPFISYGGSSLLSIMMLMGLVQSVSTEN; encoded by the coding sequence ATGTCGATTGGTCAATATATTATCGCAAAGATATATTCATTTGATTGGATTGTAATAACTATTGTACTATTGCTCATATTTATCGGAATTCTCGCTATACAAAGCGCTACGTTGGAACAATCAGCATCCGCGCTACAGAAAAATTTTCAGAAACAGATAATTTGGGGCGCTCTTGGATTTCTGATATTTTTTTCTATGAGCTTCCTGAGTTTTAGATGGCTATATGCTATCTCATATTTAATTCTGCTTGGAGGAGTTTTTTTACTGGTATTGACATATCTGCCCGCATTAGGAAGCGGAGCATCCCGAAGATGGATATCTTTAGGAGGATTCTCCTTTCAACCGTCAGAATTTATGAAAGTTTTTCTAATAGTTGGTTTGGCACGGCTATTAACGGATAATATCAAATATCTAAACTCTGCCAGAGGATTGATTCCTCCATTTTTAGTAACGTTTGTAATCTCGCTTATCATATTAAGACAACCTGATTTAGGAACTGCATTAGTTTTTCCCGCAATATTGTTTCCGATGTTGTACTGGGCGGGGGTTCCGCTTTTTACACTTTTCATTATAATTGCGCCACTAATCAGCCTCTTGAGCGCGTTTAATCTGCTTTCATTTGTGTTCTGGATAGGTTTATTACTTTTATTGCTTTGGATTGCGAGAAAGTCACTCCGATTCATAGTAATAATGTTTCTTTTAAATATATCAGTAGGGCTCGCTACACCGATAATGTGGACGAATTTAAAGCCGTATCAGCAACAAAGAATTCTGTCGTATGTTGACCGTCAACTTGACCCGAGAGGATCCGGATATCAAGTATTACAATCAAAAGTAGCAATCGGTTCCGGCGGATTATATGGAAAGGGGCTTGGAGACGGCACCCAGACTCAACTTAAATTCCTGCCCGAGCAACATACGGATTTTATTATTTCCCTGATAGGAGAGGAGCTTGGCTTTGTGGGAGTCTCAATTATACTGCTATTGTTTATGATACTCATATTACGAATTATTCATATTGCGTCAAATCAGATAAACCTTTTTGAAAGTTTTATACTTGTTGGCACGGCATCATTAATAATTTTTCAGGTTTTTGTAAATGTCGGAATGACAACGGGATTAATTCCTGTAACAGGGCTGCCGTTGCCGTTCATAAGTTATGGAGGTTCATCTTTGCTTTCAATTATGATGCTTATGGGTCTTGTTCAAAGCGTAAGTACCGAAAATTAA
- a CDS encoding tetratricopeptide repeat protein has product MKIKSYWAVSLITLVATSVSGGALRAEFTNKLLQVSDQDKLEIASLKRDISVIDSTLSSEMVNIKRLLAKYKATNQKMDDIDLRLLKMESMMLTGAGSIRLIRTIPLSPEEYMTEYKTALESFESYEYNRALLIFQRLILSNPDNELADNSQYWLGECYYGIKDYERSILEFEKVFTFPNNNKMDAAQLKLGICYLRLGNKKGAMEEFSRLSILYPDSEYIPTVNSLMNKIQ; this is encoded by the coding sequence ATGAAAATAAAAAGTTATTGGGCTGTGAGTCTCATTACTTTGGTGGCTACTTCTGTCTCCGGTGGCGCGTTGCGCGCAGAATTTACCAACAAACTCTTACAGGTTAGCGATCAGGACAAATTAGAGATAGCATCTCTCAAACGGGACATATCAGTTATAGATTCTACTCTTTCCTCAGAAATGGTCAACATCAAGAGATTATTAGCAAAATACAAAGCTACGAATCAAAAAATGGATGATATTGATCTGAGGTTGTTGAAAATGGAATCTATGATGCTGACCGGAGCAGGATCAATCCGACTGATTCGCACTATTCCTTTAAGTCCCGAAGAATATATGACCGAATATAAAACAGCTTTGGAATCTTTTGAAAGTTATGAATATAACCGGGCACTTCTTATTTTTCAGAGGTTAATCCTTTCAAATCCTGATAATGAACTTGCCGATAATTCTCAATATTGGTTGGGCGAATGTTATTATGGTATTAAGGATTATGAAAGATCGATCCTCGAATTTGAAAAAGTTTTTACATTTCCAAATAATAACAAGATGGATGCAGCTCAGCTGAAATTAGGTATTTGCTATCTGCGTCTGGGAAATAAAAAAGGTGCGATGGAAGAATTCTCAAGATTGTCAATTCTCTATCCTGATAGCGAATACATACCCACAGTGAACAGCTTAATGAATAAAATTCAATAA
- a CDS encoding glycogen/starch synthase, with protein MKVFLISPEIAPFSETDITALFSRYIPKNLQEKKHDIRLITPKYPFISDRKFTLREVIRLKEISVEWNSADRMASIKSGFVPDSKVQVYFLERSDFFSSLDRKIYKSKGSRKALEDTDMRFSYFAKASLESLKHLHWEPEIIHCCGWASAMVPILLKTIYKDDPLYKNIKVVFSPFASKDLTTFSVKCLENAKVNLDDDDLKNLMVNKKGNFSPTLAGIAYSDATITISSSVSNIDKGLKSNSAFAEVIKKRNSNYKSFSSRFDNKDDYTKLSSSVLDVYQNIIE; from the coding sequence TTGAAAGTATTTTTAATTTCCCCCGAAATAGCTCCTTTTTCTGAGACAGATATTACAGCGCTTTTCTCGAGATATATCCCCAAAAATCTTCAAGAGAAAAAACACGATATCAGGCTGATAACACCTAAATATCCCTTTATAAGTGATAGGAAATTTACCTTGCGTGAGGTAATCAGGCTGAAAGAAATTTCTGTTGAATGGAATTCTGCCGATAGGATGGCAAGTATAAAATCCGGATTTGTACCCGACTCAAAAGTTCAGGTATATTTTCTTGAGCGAAGTGATTTTTTCTCATCGCTTGACCGGAAAATATATAAATCAAAAGGAAGCCGAAAGGCTTTAGAAGATACAGATATGCGATTTTCCTATTTTGCAAAGGCATCTTTGGAAAGCTTGAAGCATCTCCATTGGGAGCCTGAAATAATCCATTGCTGCGGATGGGCATCGGCAATGGTTCCTATATTGTTGAAGACTATCTATAAAGATGACCCGTTATATAAGAATATTAAAGTTGTTTTTAGTCCTTTCGCATCTAAAGACTTAACAACATTTTCTGTCAAGTGTTTAGAAAACGCAAAGGTAAATCTTGATGATGATGACTTAAAAAATCTTATGGTAAATAAAAAAGGGAATTTCAGCCCTACACTTGCCGGGATAGCATATTCGGATGCAACAATTACCATCTCTTCATCTGTTTCGAACATTGACAAAGGATTAAAATCTAATTCCGCTTTTGCCGAGGTGATTAAAAAGAGAAATAGTAACTATAAATCTTTTTCAAGTCGGTTTGATAATAAGGATGATTATACTAAATTATCTTCATCAGTCCTTGATGTTTATCAGAATATTATCGAATAA